From one Azospirillum ramasamyi genomic stretch:
- the cobS gene encoding cobaltochelatase subunit CobS yields MASQGATQASSALFDHKPDTTVSVREVFGIDSDMQVPAFSQRSEHVPDLDSAYRFDRDTTLAILAGFAYNRRVMVQGYHGTGKSTHIEQVAARLNWPCIRVNLDSHISRIDLMGKDAIVLRDGVQVTEYREGILPWALQHACALVFDEYDAGRPDVMFVIQRVLEVEGKLTLLDQNRVIRPHPAFRLFATANTVGLGDTTGLYHGTQQINQGQMDRWNIVATLNYLPVDAEMKIVQAKVASYDDAKGRDTVASMVRLADLTRAGFINGDISTVMSPRTVITWAENARIFNDVAFAFRITFLNKCDEVERPTVAEYYQRCFGVELPETGVQANLV; encoded by the coding sequence ATGGCTTCCCAAGGAGCGACCCAGGCCAGCTCGGCCCTGTTTGACCACAAGCCCGACACGACGGTTTCGGTGCGCGAGGTCTTCGGCATCGACAGCGACATGCAGGTGCCGGCCTTCAGCCAGCGCTCGGAGCATGTGCCCGACCTCGACAGCGCCTACCGGTTCGACCGGGATACGACGCTGGCCATCCTCGCCGGCTTCGCCTACAACCGCCGCGTCATGGTCCAGGGCTATCACGGCACCGGAAAGTCGACCCACATCGAACAGGTGGCGGCGCGGCTGAACTGGCCCTGCATCCGCGTCAACCTGGACAGCCACATCAGCCGCATCGACCTGATGGGCAAGGACGCCATCGTGCTGCGCGACGGCGTGCAGGTCACCGAATACCGCGAGGGCATCCTGCCCTGGGCCCTGCAGCATGCCTGCGCCCTGGTGTTCGACGAGTATGACGCCGGCCGTCCCGACGTGATGTTCGTGATCCAGCGCGTGCTGGAGGTGGAGGGCAAGCTGACGCTGCTCGACCAGAACCGCGTCATCCGCCCGCATCCGGCCTTCCGCCTGTTCGCCACCGCGAACACCGTCGGCCTGGGCGACACCACCGGCCTGTATCACGGCACGCAGCAGATCAACCAGGGCCAGATGGACCGCTGGAACATCGTGGCGACCCTGAACTACCTGCCGGTCGACGCCGAGATGAAGATCGTCCAGGCCAAGGTCGCGTCCTATGACGACGCCAAGGGCCGCGACACTGTGGCGTCGATGGTGCGCCTGGCCGACCTGACCCGCGCCGGCTTCATCAACGGCGACATCTCCACCGTCATGAGCCCGCGCACGGTCATCACCTGGGCCGAGAACGCGCGCATCTTCAACGACGTCGCCTTCGCCTTCCGCATCACCTTCCTCAACAAGTGCGACGAGGTGGAGCGGCCGACGGTGGCCGAATACTACCAGCGCTGCTTCGGCGTCGAACTGCCGGAAACGGGAGTCCAGGCGAACCTCGTGTGA
- a CDS encoding J domain-containing protein — protein sequence MLARGIGSSHTCPMTRNRARSSYDSYAAPRAATRVCDHPDCVAAGEYRAPKSRSSLNEYWWFCLDHVREYNRAWDYYAGMSTDQIEAEVRRDTTWQRPSWPLGKWTTQERFIRDRVVNGFSFEFGHDAGKTKDEEKAHRRTHARTDEEKALAILELTPPVDFTRIKARYRELAKMHHPDANGGDKAAEERLKEINQAYNTLKACYAA from the coding sequence ATGCTTGCCAGAGGCATCGGCTCTTCCCATACTTGCCCGATGACCAGGAACCGCGCCCGCTCCAGTTACGACAGCTACGCCGCCCCGCGTGCGGCCACCCGTGTGTGCGACCACCCCGATTGCGTCGCCGCGGGCGAATACCGTGCGCCGAAAAGCCGCAGCAGCCTCAACGAATACTGGTGGTTCTGCCTGGATCATGTCCGGGAGTACAACCGGGCCTGGGATTATTACGCCGGCATGTCCACCGATCAGATCGAGGCGGAGGTGCGGCGCGACACCACCTGGCAGCGGCCGAGCTGGCCGCTCGGCAAATGGACGACGCAGGAGCGCTTCATCCGCGACCGCGTGGTCAACGGCTTCAGTTTCGAATTCGGCCATGACGCCGGCAAGACGAAGGACGAGGAAAAGGCGCACCGCCGGACCCATGCCCGCACCGACGAGGAAAAGGCACTGGCCATCCTGGAACTGACGCCCCCCGTGGACTTCACGCGCATCAAGGCACGCTATCGGGAGCTTGCGAAAATGCATCATCCCGATGCCAACGGCGGCGACAAGGCTGCGGAAGAACGCCTGAAAGAAATCAATCAGGCCTACAATACGCTGAAAGCCTGTTATGCTGCCTGA
- a CDS encoding BolA family protein, with protein sequence MEYATRIREKLTAGLAPDRLEVVDDSARHAGHAGADAAGETHFHVTVVSAAFAGKSRVERQRMVYALLAEELRERVHALGLTTHAPGEAGA encoded by the coding sequence ATGGAATACGCCACCCGCATCCGCGAGAAGCTGACCGCCGGACTGGCGCCGGATCGTCTGGAGGTGGTCGACGACTCCGCCCGGCACGCCGGCCATGCCGGTGCGGACGCCGCAGGCGAGACCCATTTCCACGTTACCGTCGTCTCCGCCGCCTTCGCCGGCAAGTCGCGGGTGGAGCGCCAGCGCATGGTCTATGCCCTGCTGGCCGAGGAGTTGCGCGAGCGGGTGCACGCCCTGGGCCTGACGACCCACGCCCCCGGCGAAGCCGGAGCCTGA
- a CDS encoding ribbon-helix-helix domain-containing protein, producing the protein MAKRGPKKKWTNTPQAGVEPLRSQNIMIGGHRTSMRLEPSMWDALEEIGRREGLTVNHLCTQIKERIEEQARRRGINSKDADVTLTSAVRVFIASYYRRACTEDGHVRAGHGGSDPFIGTPFELQDADDADGGKSVVAAGGSFLTPGGQSASPGTHLEA; encoded by the coding sequence ATGGCGAAGCGTGGGCCGAAGAAAAAGTGGACGAACACCCCACAGGCGGGGGTGGAACCGTTGAGAAGCCAGAACATCATGATCGGCGGTCATCGCACGAGCATGCGGCTGGAACCGTCGATGTGGGATGCTCTGGAGGAGATCGGCCGCCGGGAGGGATTGACCGTCAATCATCTCTGCACGCAGATCAAGGAACGGATTGAGGAGCAGGCGCGCCGCCGCGGCATCAACTCCAAGGATGCGGACGTCACCCTGACCTCCGCCGTGCGTGTCTTCATTGCCTCATACTACCGGCGGGCTTGCACGGAGGACGGTCATGTGCGCGCCGGCCATGGCGGCAGCGATCCGTTCATCGGCACGCCCTTTGAATTGCAGGATGCCGATGACGCCGACGGCGGCAAGTCCGTGGTCGCGGCGGGCGGCAGCTTCCTCACCCCCGGCGGTCAATCCGCATCGCCAGGCACCCATCTGGAGGCATGA
- a CDS encoding DUF2889 domain-containing protein, with the protein MSAPSLSAPAAREPIHTRRVTCQGFRRADGLWDIEGHLTDVKSYGFHTEQRGHLEPGTPIHQMWMRLTVDDKLTVHAVEAVTEHSPYNACGSITPQFQKLVGLRIGPGWTRAVKDRLGGPKGCTHLVELLGPLATTAFQTVYPILAREAAERAKAAGKPAHDDGKRPVLLNMCHIFDSNGEVVRKNWPAHYTGGQSEDSTREEAAE; encoded by the coding sequence ATGTCCGCGCCCTCGCTGTCCGCGCCCGCCGCGCGCGAGCCGATCCACACCCGCCGCGTCACCTGCCAGGGCTTCCGGCGCGCCGACGGGCTGTGGGACATCGAAGGGCATCTCACCGACGTCAAGAGCTATGGGTTCCATACCGAGCAGCGCGGGCATCTGGAACCGGGAACGCCGATCCACCAGATGTGGATGCGCCTGACCGTCGACGACAAGCTGACCGTCCATGCGGTGGAGGCGGTCACCGAGCACAGCCCCTACAACGCCTGCGGCAGCATCACGCCGCAGTTCCAGAAGCTGGTCGGCCTGCGCATCGGTCCGGGCTGGACCCGTGCGGTCAAGGACCGGCTGGGCGGGCCGAAGGGCTGCACCCATCTGGTGGAGTTGCTGGGGCCGCTGGCGACCACCGCCTTCCAGACCGTTTACCCGATCCTGGCGCGCGAGGCGGCCGAACGGGCGAAGGCGGCCGGCAAGCCTGCCCACGACGACGGAAAACGGCCGGTCCTGCTGAACATGTGCCACATCTTCGACAGCAACGGCGAAGTGGTGCGCAAGAATTGGCCTGCCCACTACACCGGCGGCCAAAGCGAAGATTCCACCCGCGAGGAAGCGGCGGAATAG